The following coding sequences lie in one Gemmatimonadota bacterium genomic window:
- the merA gene encoding mercury(II) reductase: protein MKTIELEISGMTCDGCARTIEGAIRSVEGVEQMKVRHPQGRGTLELADGATVGGVIKAVEEAGYGAKVVDDGRAPSRESNRVTGGRSTDSGFHYDLIVIGTGGAGMAAAIRGAELGGSVGIVESGTEGGTCVNVGCIPSKNLIAAAEHVHLGRRGFPGVAPTEPIVDWSALIGQKRQVVDHLREKKYLDVLAAYPEIRLIKGRASLTREGAVEVNGLALRARGVVIATGTSPWAPPVPGLDRVDYLTSTSAMELEERPESLVILGASAVGLELGQAFARFGTSVTVLELLPRILPTEDPELAILLRRYLEDEGIEIHTGARPLRIERRNGRIAVTAEHEGETLRVQGERIFVATGRRANTADIGLEVLGVETDDQGFIRVDEAMRTSRPGVYAAGDVTGGPGFVYVAAAGGRLAAENALQGTAQPLDLSVVPRVTFTSPQLGAVGLTEDEARERGFSVQVGRLPLEHLPRAAVTHDPRGLVKMVAEEGTGKLLGLHALGAAAGELLGEGALALRLGASVQEIVETLHPYLTWTEAVKLAAQMVDGDVAKLSCCA from the coding sequence ATGAAGACCATCGAGCTGGAAATCAGTGGAATGACGTGCGACGGCTGTGCCCGAACGATTGAAGGCGCGATCCGTTCGGTGGAGGGTGTCGAACAGATGAAGGTGCGCCATCCGCAGGGACGGGGCACGCTCGAGCTCGCCGACGGCGCAACGGTCGGAGGAGTCATCAAGGCCGTCGAAGAGGCCGGCTACGGGGCGAAGGTCGTCGACGACGGAAGGGCGCCCTCCCGCGAGTCAAACCGCGTAACCGGGGGACGCTCGACCGATTCCGGCTTCCACTACGATTTGATCGTCATCGGCACGGGAGGTGCCGGGATGGCGGCGGCGATCCGTGGCGCCGAGTTGGGTGGCTCCGTAGGAATCGTCGAAAGTGGAACCGAGGGAGGGACGTGCGTGAATGTGGGATGCATCCCCTCGAAGAACCTGATCGCGGCGGCCGAGCACGTCCATCTGGGCCGCCGGGGATTCCCCGGCGTCGCCCCCACGGAGCCGATCGTGGATTGGTCGGCCCTGATCGGACAGAAGCGACAGGTCGTGGACCACCTCCGGGAGAAGAAGTACCTGGACGTGCTTGCGGCCTACCCGGAGATCCGGCTGATCAAGGGACGGGCGAGCCTCACGCGCGAGGGCGCCGTCGAGGTGAACGGACTCGCTCTCCGTGCGCGTGGCGTGGTGATCGCCACGGGGACTTCCCCGTGGGCACCTCCGGTCCCGGGGCTCGACCGGGTCGACTACCTGACGAGCACCTCCGCGATGGAGCTGGAGGAGCGGCCGGAGTCGTTGGTGATTCTTGGGGCGAGCGCCGTCGGGCTCGAGCTGGGCCAGGCCTTCGCTCGCTTCGGTACATCGGTCACCGTGCTCGAGCTACTTCCCCGGATCCTCCCCACGGAGGATCCGGAGCTCGCGATCCTGCTCCGAAGGTATCTGGAGGACGAAGGCATCGAGATCCATACCGGGGCACGCCCCCTTCGCATCGAGCGCCGGAACGGAAGAATCGCCGTGACGGCGGAGCACGAGGGCGAAACGCTCCGGGTGCAGGGGGAACGAATCTTCGTCGCGACAGGGCGAAGGGCCAACACCGCCGATATCGGGCTGGAGGTCTTGGGCGTGGAGACGGACGATCAGGGGTTCATCCGGGTGGACGAGGCGATGCGAACCTCGCGGCCCGGGGTCTACGCCGCGGGGGACGTAACCGGCGGGCCCGGATTCGTCTACGTGGCCGCGGCCGGCGGGCGGCTCGCGGCGGAGAATGCGCTTCAGGGAACGGCCCAGCCCCTCGATCTCTCGGTCGTTCCACGCGTCACCTTCACCTCGCCCCAGCTGGGAGCGGTGGGCTTGACCGAGGATGAGGCCCGCGAGCGCGGCTTCTCGGTCCAGGTCGGACGGCTTCCCCTGGAGCACCTCCCTCGGGCTGCCGTGACGCACGATCCGCGGGGCCTCGTGAAGATGGTGGCGGAGGAAGGGACGGGAAAGCTGCTCGGCCTTCACGCCCTGGGCGCAGCCGCTGGCGAGCTACTCGGGGAAGGTGCGCTGGCTCTTCGACTGGGGGCTTCGGTCCAGGAGATTGTCGAGACGCTACATCCCTACCTCACATGGACGGAGGCAGTGAAGCTGGCCGCCCAGATGGTGGACGGCGACGTCGCGAAGCTGAGCTGCTGCGCCTGA
- a CDS encoding NmrA/HSCARG family protein, translated as MSQKVIAVVGATGAQGGGLARAVLSDPEGRFALRALTRRPDSEAAQTLAEAGAEIRFADLDDPGSLAEAFRGAHGAFCLTNFWEHFSGAKETDQGRRLAEACHAAGVEHAIWSTFEDTRHFVPLDDDRMPTLQDAYKVAHFDAKAEADARFTALGVPTTFLLTSAYYENLITFGWGPQRGEGGDLVMVFPLGAAKMPMIAAEDIGRCALGIFRRADEYVGKEVGVAGDHLSGSEIAEALTRALGQTVTYVDVSPDAYRRFDFPGAEDVGNMFQFKRDFEEIYRGHRDLAESRRLNSDLQTFEEWLGRNASRIPIPD; from the coding sequence ATGTCCCAGAAAGTCATCGCGGTCGTCGGCGCGACGGGGGCCCAAGGGGGTGGGCTGGCTCGCGCCGTGTTGTCGGATCCGGAAGGCCGGTTTGCGCTTCGCGCGCTGACCCGCCGGCCTGACTCGGAGGCGGCTCAAACGCTCGCCGAGGCGGGCGCGGAGATCCGGTTCGCGGACCTGGACGATCCGGGGTCTCTCGCGGAGGCCTTTCGCGGCGCACACGGTGCGTTCTGCCTCACCAACTTCTGGGAACACTTCTCGGGCGCGAAGGAGACGGATCAGGGACGCCGACTGGCCGAGGCCTGCCACGCAGCAGGTGTTGAGCACGCGATCTGGTCCACCTTCGAAGACACCCGGCATTTCGTGCCGCTCGACGACGACCGGATGCCCACCCTCCAGGATGCGTACAAGGTCGCTCACTTCGACGCCAAGGCCGAGGCGGACGCCCGCTTCACCGCGCTCGGCGTGCCGACCACCTTCCTCCTCACCTCGGCGTACTACGAAAACTTGATCACCTTCGGTTGGGGCCCGCAGCGAGGCGAGGGGGGAGACCTCGTCATGGTCTTTCCTCTCGGAGCGGCGAAGATGCCCATGATCGCCGCCGAGGACATCGGACGCTGCGCCCTGGGTATCTTCCGGCGTGCGGACGAATACGTGGGGAAGGAGGTAGGCGTCGCCGGCGACCACCTCAGCGGAAGCGAGATCGCGGAAGCGCTGACCCGCGCTCTCGGACAGACCGTGACCTACGTGGACGTCTCGCCCGACGCGTATCGGCGATTCGACTTCCCCGGGGCGGAAGACGTCGGAAACATGTTTCAGTTCAAGCGCGATTTCGAGGAGATTTACCGGGGGCACCGCGATCTGGCCGAAAGCCGGCGCCTGAATTCCGACCTCCAGACCTTTGAGGAATGGCTTGGCCGAAACGCGTCGAGGATTCCCATTCCGGATTGA
- a CDS encoding DUF3179 domain-containing protein has translation MVTRSVPVAVALATAVPWLGAGFVHAQAPSEVRALPLTETRYALGDQISAYRDFMRSGGPPPDGIPSIDSPRFIRADEAQLAPEDMVIGILLNGEARAYPQAIMVHHEIVNDRVGGTNVAVTYCPLTATAQGFLRGNSALGVSGQLLNSNLVMYDRDSGSYISQIAATGLSGPYEGRGLTEVGLVWTTWERWRSAHPDTQVLSDRTGYLRNYSRDPYGSYNPPDGYYVEDGTVFPVMHRSVRLHAKEMVVGARTSSGSAYFVLRDLASARVLGTPSFIAVYDRALHTAHIYERSGADLPVALPNGAVRMGDEEFAPDSLPLNRTVAVQAFFFAWHAFFPDSETP, from the coding sequence ATGGTGACTCGGTCCGTCCCCGTTGCCGTAGCTTTGGCCACCGCGGTCCCCTGGTTGGGCGCTGGGTTCGTTCACGCGCAGGCACCGAGCGAGGTCCGCGCGCTGCCTCTGACGGAAACCCGGTACGCGCTCGGAGACCAGATTTCGGCCTACCGGGACTTCATGAGGTCCGGAGGGCCACCGCCCGACGGCATCCCGTCCATTGACTCCCCGCGCTTCATACGTGCCGATGAGGCGCAGCTGGCTCCCGAGGACATGGTCATTGGGATCCTACTGAACGGCGAAGCGCGGGCCTATCCGCAAGCCATCATGGTCCATCACGAAATCGTGAACGATCGGGTCGGCGGGACCAACGTGGCGGTCACCTACTGCCCTCTCACGGCGACCGCTCAAGGATTCCTGCGCGGGAATTCTGCGCTCGGTGTGTCCGGCCAGCTGCTGAACAGCAACCTGGTCATGTACGATCGTGACTCGGGGAGCTACATCTCCCAGATCGCCGCTACCGGCCTGTCGGGCCCGTACGAGGGACGCGGCCTCACGGAGGTCGGCCTCGTCTGGACGACCTGGGAACGTTGGCGATCCGCGCACCCGGATACCCAGGTGCTGAGTGATCGGACCGGTTACCTCCGCAACTACTCGCGCGACCCGTACGGCTCCTACAATCCCCCCGATGGATACTACGTCGAGGACGGTACCGTATTCCCCGTCATGCACCGGTCTGTTCGGCTCCACGCCAAGGAGATGGTGGTGGGCGCGCGCACCTCCTCGGGAAGCGCCTACTTCGTCCTTCGGGACCTCGCCTCGGCTCGAGTACTCGGGACGCCGAGTTTCATCGCGGTGTACGACCGCGCCCTACATACGGCCCACATCTACGAACGGTCGGGAGCGGATCTCCCGGTCGCCCTGCCGAACGGAGCGGTCCGCATGGGCGACGAGGAATTCGCTCCCGACTCGCTTCCCTTGAATCGAACCGTCGCCGTCCAAGCTTTCTTCTTCGCCTGGCATGCCTTTTTTCCGGATAGTGAGACCCCCTGA
- a CDS encoding TVP38/TMEM64 family protein, with amino-acid sequence MADILAGWIEGSGPWGHMIALVGMTAVAVLPLPAEAPALVLGALFGPILGSALVWTGAMLGAAISFELARTFGRPAAKRWLSPRSLGRADDVARRAGVAGLLLLRLMPWVGFTALNWALGLSDLPRSRFLWTTALGILPGVALFTGAGAGFRGLLPDFEATHFGGLVLIVAVGWAVSLWVRRKRTAASGRSAPQDEDQ; translated from the coding sequence ATGGCAGACATCCTCGCGGGCTGGATCGAGGGCTCGGGGCCCTGGGGACACATGATCGCGCTCGTCGGAATGACGGCCGTAGCCGTTCTTCCACTACCGGCGGAAGCACCGGCCCTTGTCCTGGGAGCGCTCTTCGGTCCCATCCTCGGATCAGCTCTCGTCTGGACGGGAGCCATGTTGGGAGCGGCCATCAGCTTCGAGTTGGCCCGCACCTTTGGGAGGCCGGCCGCCAAGCGATGGCTGTCGCCGAGGTCCTTGGGCCGCGCGGACGATGTGGCCCGCCGGGCGGGAGTCGCCGGCCTTCTCCTTCTCAGGTTGATGCCGTGGGTGGGATTCACCGCGCTGAACTGGGCCCTTGGGCTCAGCGACCTTCCGCGCTCCCGCTTCCTCTGGACCACGGCTCTCGGAATCTTGCCCGGAGTGGCCCTGTTTACGGGTGCGGGCGCCGGATTTCGCGGACTCCTCCCAGATTTCGAAGCCACCCACTTCGGGGGACTCGTCCTGATCGTCGCGGTGGGGTGGGCAGTCAGCCTCTGGGTTCGTCGCAAACGGACTGCGGCCAGCGGTCGGTCTGCTCCCCAGGACGAGGACCAGTGA
- the nrtS gene encoding nitrate/nitrite transporter NrtS — protein sequence MTGRTLLVELCRRSVLLRALKFALVVGPLLIAINHGDVMVQGGLPPVVYLKMALTFLVPFFVSALSSAGAALASGPRRGLPAPPQDP from the coding sequence GTGACGGGTCGGACCCTTCTCGTCGAGCTCTGCCGGCGCAGCGTACTCCTGCGCGCGCTCAAGTTTGCGCTGGTCGTGGGACCCCTACTGATCGCCATCAATCATGGGGATGTCATGGTGCAGGGCGGTCTCCCGCCAGTCGTGTATCTGAAAATGGCGCTCACGTTCCTCGTGCCCTTCTTCGTGTCGGCGTTGTCGAGCGCCGGCGCCGCGCTGGCCTCGGGCCCCCGGCGAGGCCTTCCCGCCCCTCCGCAGGATCCCTGA
- a CDS encoding DUF6789 family protein, which translates to MNIQYGRAVVGGLVGTVVMTAVGLWIAPMMGMPAMNPAEMLAGAMGGMLALGWAAHFMIGTVLALIYAVVAPSLPGAPVVRGALYGVAPFLVAQIAVMPMMGMPVFSGSMTMAMGSLIGHLIYGGVVGGIYGPVPVRSGAAVHASPAAPRHS; encoded by the coding sequence GTGAACATTCAGTATGGAAGAGCCGTGGTCGGCGGACTCGTCGGAACCGTGGTCATGACCGCCGTCGGGCTCTGGATCGCGCCCATGATGGGGATGCCCGCCATGAATCCGGCAGAAATGCTGGCCGGCGCGATGGGCGGAATGCTCGCCCTCGGGTGGGCGGCCCACTTCATGATCGGAACGGTCCTCGCGCTCATCTACGCTGTCGTGGCCCCGTCTCTTCCCGGCGCGCCCGTGGTTCGGGGCGCTCTCTACGGCGTCGCGCCTTTCCTCGTCGCGCAGATCGCCGTCATGCCGATGATGGGGATGCCCGTCTTCTCGGGCTCCATGACCATGGCCATGGGGAGCCTCATCGGTCACCTCATCTACGGAGGAGTGGTCGGCGGCATCTACGGGCCCGTTCCGGTGCGGTCCGGAGCGGCCGTGCATGCGTCACCCGCGGCACCGCGGCATTCCTGA
- a CDS encoding thioredoxin family protein has translation MRHPFKAPALFGALLTAALITAPGIYAQTTTAHVKEDFTEARFAELQAQGAFILVDIFADWCPDCAQQQRVLAAYREAHPAVPLHTLVVNFDTQKDVVTRFRAPRQSTLILFRGSEQLWFTVAETREEVIVQALNDGFARR, from the coding sequence ATGCGACATCCCTTCAAGGCACCGGCACTTTTCGGCGCGCTCCTCACGGCGGCTCTCATCACCGCGCCCGGGATCTACGCGCAAACGACGACGGCGCATGTGAAGGAGGATTTCACCGAGGCTCGATTCGCCGAGCTTCAGGCGCAGGGCGCTTTCATCCTCGTGGACATCTTCGCGGACTGGTGCCCGGACTGCGCCCAGCAGCAGCGGGTGCTCGCCGCCTACCGCGAGGCCCATCCGGCGGTCCCGCTTCACACCCTCGTGGTCAACTTTGACACGCAGAAGGACGTGGTGACCCGCTTCCGTGCGCCGCGGCAGTCCACCCTCATCCTCTTCCGGGGGAGCGAGCAGCTCTGGTTCACCGTCGCGGAGACACGGGAAGAGGTCATCGTTCAGGCGTTGAATGACGGATTCGCGCGGCGGTGA
- a CDS encoding cytochrome c biogenesis protein CcdA translates to MTLELSAIPIAFFAGVVGVLSPCVWPLVPIVMASAATGGRRGPYFLAAGLALSFAVAGSLLVFLLVSTGTDPEFFRYIAASLLIAMGALLVVQKLGDWASTGLSRLTAGLNLGRRTNPAPGSGEFGVGLLLGVVWLPCVGPTLGVAIALASFGEDLLRSFAVMLSYGVGTGGVLLGAGLLSGGFLARRRLLGPGAGAIGKKILGWCVLLLGIAVLTGLDKRLEALAVNLLPSWIYGM, encoded by the coding sequence GTGACCCTCGAACTGTCGGCTATCCCGATCGCCTTCTTCGCGGGGGTAGTCGGCGTCCTGTCCCCCTGCGTGTGGCCGCTGGTGCCGATCGTCATGGCGTCGGCGGCCACAGGGGGGCGGCGCGGGCCGTACTTCCTCGCGGCCGGACTGGCGCTCTCGTTCGCCGTCGCGGGCAGCCTTCTCGTCTTCCTTCTTGTGAGCACGGGCACCGATCCGGAGTTCTTCCGCTACATCGCCGCCTCCCTCCTGATCGCGATGGGTGCGCTCCTCGTCGTTCAGAAGCTCGGTGATTGGGCCTCGACGGGACTGTCGCGTCTCACCGCGGGGCTGAATCTCGGCCGTCGTACGAACCCGGCACCTGGCTCTGGAGAGTTCGGGGTCGGACTGTTACTCGGGGTCGTCTGGCTCCCATGCGTGGGCCCGACCCTCGGCGTGGCGATCGCACTCGCGTCATTCGGGGAGGACCTTCTCCGCTCCTTCGCGGTGATGCTCTCCTACGGGGTGGGAACCGGAGGCGTGCTACTCGGCGCGGGACTTCTGTCGGGCGGGTTTCTGGCGCGACGGCGACTTCTCGGACCGGGAGCCGGCGCGATCGGGAAGAAGATACTCGGGTGGTGCGTGCTCCTTCTCGGGATCGCCGTGCTCACCGGGCTCGACAAGCGGCTGGAGGCGCTCGCGGTGAACCTGCTGCCGAGCTGGATCTACGGGATGTGA
- a CDS encoding BlaI/MecI/CopY family transcriptional regulator, with protein sequence MLLERELSRREREVMQIIHRRGRATAAEVRSDMADPPTDPAVRSILRILVNKGHLEFESEGPRYVYSPTVSDRAARNSVLENVVETFFDGSAEGVMAALLERMGPLSTEQKRRLKTLIDRADREGR encoded by the coding sequence TTGTTACTGGAGCGCGAACTGAGTCGAAGGGAGCGCGAGGTGATGCAGATCATCCATCGCCGGGGACGGGCCACGGCTGCCGAGGTTCGCAGCGACATGGCAGATCCGCCGACCGACCCGGCCGTCCGTTCAATCCTTCGAATCCTCGTGAACAAGGGACACCTCGAGTTCGAGTCCGAAGGGCCCCGGTACGTGTACTCGCCGACGGTGTCGGATCGAGCCGCGCGGAACTCGGTGCTCGAAAACGTTGTCGAGACCTTTTTCGACGGGTCCGCCGAGGGTGTCATGGCCGCCCTCCTCGAGCGGATGGGTCCCCTCTCGACCGAACAGAAGCGGCGCCTCAAGACCTTGATCGACCGCGCGGATCGCGAGGGCCGGTAG
- a CDS encoding M56 family metallopeptidase, whose translation MTTFELAEGAIFSRGLLAFVQATAILLGALALERLLRRTAAESRHALWTAVFASLLALPALVITLPTIPLPIPWPAAVALSSIESDASTMRPLSATAGAGRDVGRPAAAPNASGASAFLPNADWTAGAGDGSNATAIIGPHAEGRAVSLWGPKPMIRALVLTWILGTGCSLVFLLTGLLRSGILYRASRGSSDATWTLRLERARASAPLDRSVSLRFHQQVRTGLAGGLLRPFVLLPDTATDWSPERRELVLAHELVHLKRRDPLRRVLLRLVLAIFWFHPLAWYSARRAVLACEEACDQAVVRMGYRPSTYARHLLALATPTSLPMPALARLRRPSLEVRIMKLLEPQSPRRPRLAVGALSVSMAWAITVAATAPVPPVRPLDELRLANSTPTATARSENDRPPAQAAPAEEVHPQELAAPAEEDHPAGPAAPAHEAPPPMMEAPAPPSFPGATPFDASVDAWPNAQDPSDGCRIRPDGVDFEDGADFTSGWGPNRPDNRFQQRSLGPFMLCLRSRGQVELDPDGIRIAAGEEAWLVLAVRGDAVHQRLEITPGPDGNEYVWFVGGIERPFDVEAAEWRDLMVRVQHTLPMRIAQIRGESARLRAGIAVVRGREAQRLGELARVRGDAASLRGEIARIRATEAVVASELMRARGGAADSLRTQLDMLRQANAITIADLEEEIRIERAEAARLEAEAAEFAVRSAEEIQAIEERIAAFNAEGQLDEIRTELASYDAALEALIRSIR comes from the coding sequence ATGACGACGTTCGAGTTGGCCGAGGGAGCGATTTTTTCCAGGGGCCTCCTGGCGTTCGTCCAGGCCACCGCCATTCTTCTCGGCGCCCTCGCACTGGAGCGACTTCTTCGTCGAACGGCTGCCGAATCCCGCCATGCATTGTGGACGGCGGTATTCGCCTCTCTGCTGGCGCTCCCGGCCCTCGTGATCACACTGCCGACGATTCCGCTGCCGATCCCATGGCCTGCTGCGGTCGCCCTCAGCAGCATCGAGTCGGACGCCAGCACCATGCGCCCCTTGAGTGCGACCGCTGGAGCGGGGCGCGACGTGGGGCGTCCTGCTGCGGCACCCAATGCCTCCGGTGCTTCTGCGTTTCTGCCCAATGCGGATTGGACGGCGGGCGCTGGCGACGGCTCCAATGCCACGGCGATCATCGGCCCCCATGCAGAAGGACGAGCCGTCTCGTTGTGGGGACCTAAACCCATGATTCGCGCGCTCGTCCTGACGTGGATCCTGGGCACCGGATGCTCCCTTGTGTTCCTTCTCACAGGACTCCTGCGGTCGGGCATCCTTTATCGCGCCTCACGTGGATCCAGCGACGCGACATGGACTCTCCGTTTGGAGCGGGCTCGGGCCTCTGCCCCTCTCGATCGGAGCGTTTCGCTCCGTTTTCACCAACAGGTGCGCACCGGGCTCGCCGGTGGACTTCTCCGACCCTTTGTGCTCCTGCCTGATACGGCGACCGATTGGAGCCCGGAAAGGCGTGAACTCGTCCTGGCACATGAACTCGTGCATCTGAAGAGAAGGGATCCGCTCCGTCGCGTTCTCCTCCGGTTGGTGCTCGCAATCTTCTGGTTTCATCCGCTCGCCTGGTATTCGGCACGTCGAGCCGTCCTTGCATGCGAAGAGGCGTGCGATCAGGCCGTTGTACGCATGGGATATCGCCCCTCGACTTATGCTCGGCACCTCTTGGCGCTGGCGACCCCCACGTCTCTTCCGATGCCGGCACTCGCGCGCCTCCGCCGCCCCTCCCTCGAGGTCCGAATCATGAAGCTCCTCGAACCGCAGTCCCCGCGCCGCCCCCGTCTTGCAGTAGGTGCATTGTCCGTTTCCATGGCCTGGGCGATCACGGTTGCCGCGACCGCACCCGTTCCGCCTGTGAGACCCCTCGACGAACTGCGGCTCGCGAACAGCACTCCGACAGCGACCGCGCGGTCCGAGAACGATCGGCCCCCGGCGCAGGCCGCTCCGGCCGAAGAGGTTCATCCCCAGGAACTGGCCGCTCCAGCCGAAGAAGATCATCCCGCGGGCCCGGCGGCCCCAGCTCACGAAGCGCCCCCGCCGATGATGGAGGCCCCGGCGCCACCATCCTTTCCGGGAGCCACGCCATTTGATGCGAGCGTCGACGCCTGGCCGAATGCCCAGGATCCGTCCGATGGGTGTCGGATTCGCCCCGACGGAGTCGACTTCGAAGACGGCGCCGATTTCACGAGCGGGTGGGGACCGAATAGACCTGACAATCGATTTCAGCAACGTAGTCTTGGTCCGTTCATGCTCTGCCTCCGCTCTCGAGGTCAGGTGGAGCTAGATCCCGACGGAATTCGAATTGCTGCCGGAGAAGAAGCCTGGTTGGTCCTGGCGGTCCGCGGCGACGCGGTTCATCAGCGCCTGGAGATCACACCCGGTCCCGATGGAAACGAGTACGTCTGGTTCGTCGGAGGCATTGAACGACCGTTCGACGTGGAGGCTGCGGAATGGCGCGATTTGATGGTGCGCGTCCAGCACACGCTGCCGATGCGGATCGCACAGATCCGGGGGGAGAGCGCACGACTTCGGGCAGGGATCGCCGTCGTGCGGGGTCGGGAGGCTCAGCGGCTTGGGGAGTTGGCTCGGGTGCGCGGGGATGCGGCAAGCCTTCGCGGCGAGATCGCGCGAATTCGTGCCACCGAGGCAGTTGTCGCGTCGGAGCTGATGAGGGCCCGAGGGGGGGCTGCGGACTCCCTCCGGACCCAACTCGATATGCTCCGCCAGGCCAATGCAATCACCATCGCAGACCTCGAAGAGGAGATCCGGATCGAACGCGCCGAAGCCGCACGTCTCGAGGCGGAAGCGGCGGAGTTCGCCGTGAGGTCTGCAGAAGAAATTCAGGCCATCGAGGAGCGAATCGCGGCGTTCAACGCGGAGGGCCAACTCGATGAGATTCGTACCGAACTCGCCTCGTATGATGCCGCGTTGGAGGCACTGATACGAAGCATCCGATGA
- a CDS encoding DUF6503 family protein: MVKIRPTRALLFLGAAGLAGCDQTIETPEEIVEASIERYGGDVFENVTISWDFRGVPFQIIRDGGVYRHQRTVADSLGTTVREVMDNEGTWVEDAGERRAAGEERSGDIAMAVNSTVYLGFLPFRLDDPSVRLADLGSATVEGRPYRKVEVTFGEDGGGSGWENRFVYWFREGDWTLDYLAYAEPLDPPVTRFRRAVNRRGVGGILVQDYENYTADPEIEDIANYDEFLERGELRLISMVEFDSVKVETGP, translated from the coding sequence ATGGTGAAGATTCGGCCGACCCGAGCCCTCCTGTTCCTTGGTGCCGCTGGGCTTGCCGGATGTGATCAGACGATCGAGACGCCGGAGGAGATCGTGGAGGCGTCAATTGAACGGTACGGCGGGGATGTCTTCGAGAACGTCACGATCTCATGGGACTTTCGCGGCGTTCCCTTCCAGATCATTCGCGACGGGGGCGTCTACAGACACCAGCGCACCGTCGCGGATTCGCTTGGTACCACGGTCCGAGAGGTCATGGATAATGAGGGGACCTGGGTCGAGGATGCGGGAGAACGGCGGGCTGCCGGGGAGGAGCGAAGCGGAGACATCGCGATGGCGGTGAACTCGACAGTCTACCTCGGATTTCTTCCCTTTCGGCTGGATGATCCTTCCGTCCGCTTGGCCGACCTCGGCTCGGCCACGGTCGAAGGTCGACCGTATCGGAAGGTCGAGGTGACGTTCGGCGAGGATGGTGGCGGAAGCGGGTGGGAGAACCGGTTTGTCTATTGGTTCCGCGAGGGTGACTGGACCCTCGATTACCTCGCGTATGCCGAACCCCTCGATCCCCCTGTCACGCGGTTTCGACGCGCCGTCAACCGCCGGGGAGTCGGCGGGATCCTCGTCCAGGACTACGAGAACTACACGGCGGACCCTGAGATCGAGGACATCGCCAACTATGACGAGTTTCTCGAGCGAGGTGAGCTCCGACTCATCTCCATGGTGGAATTCGATTCGGTCAAAGTGGAGACGGGCCCCTAG
- the asd gene encoding aspartate-semialdehyde dehydrogenase, producing the protein MARDNRIPVAVLGATGSVGQRFIQLLARHPWFRVVAVTASERSEGKPYGEAARWVQDDPLPPEIGSLMVLPTEPGPDVRIAFSALDSSVAGPAETAFAQAGVMVVSNSKNHRMDRDVPLLVPEVNPDHLALLKEQSFPEGGGIVTNPNCSTIGLVIPLRALHDAFGVDRVNVVTLQALSGAGLPGVASMEILDNVVPFISGEEEKLETETMKILGTLNGAGIRDAEIRVSAQCTRVPVLDGHLEMVSVGLERDASPEEVGEVLAAFRGAPQELGLPSAPARPIHVLAGRDHPQPRLHRDLEGGMAVSVGRIRPCPLLSIRMAVLSHNTIRGAAGGALLCAELAAAQGKFPGIRVPS; encoded by the coding sequence ATGGCGCGGGACAATCGGATTCCGGTGGCCGTCCTCGGCGCCACCGGAAGCGTGGGCCAACGCTTCATTCAACTCCTCGCTCGGCATCCCTGGTTTCGCGTCGTCGCCGTCACGGCGTCGGAGCGCTCCGAGGGGAAGCCGTACGGGGAAGCCGCGCGTTGGGTCCAGGACGATCCGCTCCCGCCCGAGATCGGGTCGCTCATGGTCCTTCCCACGGAGCCCGGCCCGGACGTCCGGATCGCCTTCTCCGCACTGGACTCGTCGGTGGCGGGCCCGGCGGAGACGGCCTTCGCCCAGGCCGGCGTCATGGTGGTCTCCAACTCGAAGAACCACCGGATGGACCGGGACGTCCCGCTCCTCGTCCCCGAGGTGAACCCAGATCACCTCGCGCTTCTGAAGGAGCAAAGCTTCCCCGAAGGGGGCGGGATCGTCACGAACCCGAACTGCTCCACGATCGGCCTCGTGATTCCGCTTCGCGCCCTCCACGACGCGTTCGGAGTGGACCGGGTGAACGTCGTCACCCTTCAGGCGCTTTCCGGCGCGGGGCTTCCTGGGGTCGCTTCGATGGAAATCCTCGACAACGTCGTCCCCTTCATCTCGGGGGAAGAGGAGAAGCTCGAGACGGAGACGATGAAAATCCTGGGAACGCTGAACGGGGCGGGAATTCGCGATGCCGAAATCAGGGTGAGCGCGCAGTGCACGCGCGTCCCCGTGCTGGACGGCCACCTCGAGATGGTCTCGGTCGGGCTTGAGCGGGACGCATCTCCGGAGGAGGTCGGGGAGGTGCTCGCCGCCTTCCGGGGCGCGCCGCAGGAGCTCGGGCTCCCTTCCGCGCCGGCACGGCCGATTCACGTCCTGGCCGGGAGGGACCACCCGCAGCCGCGCCTCCATCGCGACCTGGAGGGGGGGATGGCGGTTTCCGTGGGGCGGATCCGGCCTTGTCCCCTGCTCAGCATCCGGATGGCGGTCCTCTCGCACAACACGATTCGTGGTGCGGCGGGCGGCGCCCTCCTCTGCGCGGAGCTCGCGGCGGCCCAGGGGAAGTTCCCCGGAATCCGCGTTCCTTCCTGA